A region of Vicinamibacterales bacterium DNA encodes the following proteins:
- a CDS encoding Ppx/GppA phosphatase family protein, translating to MRLAAIDIGTNSVHMIVVRVRSDFSFEVIDREKEMVRLGAGGLDGRRLTKSAMTAALQALSKFERLARSHQVDEILAAATSATREAENGGELLRAIETQTGIRPRIITGTEEARLIHLAAVYGVETPRPAVVIDIGGGSVEVTLGAGDQVRYARSFKMGVIRLTERFVTSDPLSGRDERRLVGHIGALADRYLAHVVAAGFDRVIGTSGTILSLGSVATAVETGSAPAEVRNLRVSAKAIRRVRKLACDLPLERRLEIPALDPRRADLVVAGAVLLDTLLRTLGASEITLCDLALREGLVLDFIQRNRRHIRQVDEIPDVRRRSVVELAERCGWEEDHARQVGRLALGLFDGLKAVHGLGDREREWLEYAALLHDVGNHISYERHHRHSYYLIKNGDLRGFEPYEIEVIALAARYHRRAEPKRGHEGYEDLPGGLRRAVRVLGAILRLTESLDRSRHGVVRRLSVSTRADTLGVELEVRGDAELEVWAATRQLEPLARALDRPLRIQARPVDEADGQDVPATPARRGLASAKGRAAARDTAR from the coding sequence ATGCGTCTCGCCGCCATCGACATCGGGACGAACTCGGTGCACATGATCGTGGTGCGCGTGCGGTCGGACTTCTCCTTCGAGGTGATCGACCGCGAGAAGGAAATGGTCCGCCTCGGCGCCGGCGGCCTCGACGGCCGACGCCTGACGAAGAGCGCCATGACGGCGGCCCTCCAGGCGCTGTCGAAGTTCGAGCGCCTCGCGCGGTCCCATCAGGTCGACGAGATCCTGGCCGCCGCGACGAGCGCCACGCGCGAGGCCGAGAACGGCGGCGAACTGCTGCGGGCGATCGAGACCCAGACCGGCATCCGTCCCCGCATCATCACCGGCACCGAGGAGGCGCGCCTCATCCACCTCGCCGCCGTCTACGGCGTGGAGACGCCCCGGCCGGCGGTGGTCATCGACATCGGCGGCGGCAGCGTCGAGGTGACGCTGGGCGCGGGCGACCAGGTGCGGTACGCCCGCAGCTTCAAGATGGGCGTCATCCGCCTGACCGAACGCTTCGTGACGTCGGACCCGCTCAGCGGGCGCGACGAACGCCGCCTGGTCGGCCACATCGGGGCGCTCGCCGATCGCTACCTGGCCCACGTCGTCGCTGCGGGGTTCGATCGCGTCATCGGGACGTCCGGCACGATCCTCTCGCTCGGGTCGGTCGCCACGGCGGTGGAGACCGGCTCGGCGCCGGCCGAGGTGCGCAACCTCCGGGTGTCGGCCAAGGCCATCCGCCGGGTGCGCAAGCTCGCGTGCGACCTGCCGCTCGAGCGCAGGCTGGAGATTCCGGCGCTCGACCCGCGCCGCGCCGACCTCGTCGTGGCCGGGGCGGTGCTGCTCGACACGCTGCTCCGCACGCTCGGCGCCTCGGAGATCACGCTCTGCGATCTGGCGCTGCGCGAAGGCCTCGTGCTGGACTTCATCCAGCGCAACCGCCGCCACATCCGCCAGGTGGACGAGATCCCCGATGTGCGGCGGCGGTCGGTCGTGGAGCTGGCGGAGCGGTGCGGCTGGGAGGAGGACCATGCCCGTCAGGTCGGCCGCCTCGCGCTGGGCCTCTTCGACGGCCTGAAGGCCGTGCACGGCCTCGGTGACCGGGAGCGGGAATGGCTGGAGTACGCCGCGCTGCTCCACGACGTGGGCAACCACATCAGCTACGAGCGCCACCACCGCCACTCCTATTACCTCATCAAGAACGGGGACCTGCGCGGCTTCGAGCCCTACGAGATCGAGGTCATCGCCCTGGCCGCGCGGTACCACCGGCGCGCCGAGCCGAAGCGCGGGCACGAGGGCTACGAGGACCTGCCGGGCGGCCTGCGCCGGGCGGTGCGGGTCCTCGGCGCCATCCTGCGGCTCACCGAGTCGCTCGACCGCAGCCGGCACGGCGTGGTGCGCCGGCTCTCGGTCAGCACCCGTGCCGACACGCTCGGCGTGGAGCTCGAAGTGCGGGGCGACGCGGAGCTGGAAGTCTGGGCGGCGACCCGGCAACTCGAACCGCTGGCCCGCGCGCTCGACCGCCCCCTTCGGATCCAGGCGCGCCCGGTCGACGAGGCCGACGGCCAGGACGTGCCGGCCACGCCGGCCCGGCGCGGCCTGGCATCGGCCAAGGGCCGGGCCGCGGCGCGCGATACGGCCCGTTAA